In one window of Demequina sp. NBRC 110054 DNA:
- a CDS encoding dihydrofolate reductase, with protein MSEDRAAIHAIWAQARDSYGRPVIGLNGGMPWHLPGDLKHFQSLTHNDAVVMGRHTWESLPPRFRPLKDRFNIVVTTHEAPKGAASASSLPAALELAEDEDPGTDIWIMGGARLFTEALAVADTLEVTEIDLEVEGDTFAPAIPEADWKVVATSETQRDEDGPEYRFVTYHRA; from the coding sequence ATGTCAGAGGACCGTGCGGCCATCCACGCGATCTGGGCCCAGGCCCGCGACTCGTACGGACGGCCGGTGATCGGCCTCAACGGTGGGATGCCCTGGCACCTGCCCGGCGACCTCAAGCACTTCCAGTCGCTCACGCACAACGACGCCGTCGTGATGGGCCGGCACACGTGGGAGTCGCTCCCGCCGCGGTTCCGGCCGCTCAAGGACCGCTTCAACATCGTCGTGACGACGCACGAGGCGCCCAAGGGCGCGGCCTCCGCCTCGTCCCTGCCCGCGGCCCTCGAGCTCGCGGAGGACGAGGACCCTGGAACCGACATCTGGATCATGGGCGGCGCGCGGCTCTTCACGGAGGCGCTGGCCGTCGCGGACACGCTCGAGGTCACGGAGATCGACCTCGAGGTCGAGGGCGACACCTTCGCGCCCGCGATCCCCGAGGCCGACTGGAAGGTCGTCGCGACCTCGGAGACGCAGCGCGACGAGGACGGCCCCGAGTACCGCTTCGTCACCTACCACCGCGCCTGA
- a CDS encoding AzlD domain-containing protein: MTPYAWTWVAIVAAGLLAWLTKLAGHTVPERVVENPRVHRIAAFVTVALLISLAAVQTFTTDARLVLDARVAAIVVAAVLLWRKAPFLVVVASAAAVAAGLRALGWG, encoded by the coding sequence GTGACTCCGTACGCGTGGACGTGGGTCGCGATCGTCGCGGCCGGGCTGCTTGCGTGGCTCACGAAGCTCGCGGGCCACACGGTGCCCGAGCGCGTCGTCGAGAACCCGCGCGTGCATCGGATCGCGGCCTTCGTGACGGTCGCGCTGCTGATCTCGCTCGCGGCCGTGCAGACTTTCACGACCGATGCCCGGCTGGTGCTCGACGCGCGGGTCGCAGCGATCGTCGTGGCGGCCGTCCTGCTGTGGCGCAAGGCTCCGTTCCTCGTCGTCGTCGCGTCGGCGGCGGCCGTCGCGGCAGGACTGCGCGCGCTCGGCTGGGGCTGA
- a CDS encoding GNAT family N-acetyltransferase, with amino-acid sequence MTWTVPSRIETERLVLCRYTPEDAEALATVAARNREHLVRYLPWTREEPQTVAQRRQYIATSTADFDAGRDHTLGMFTRDGGELIGGTGLHVRSEPVDHVEIGYWIDAEREGEGLVTEAAAALTRVALELLRVPFVGIVHAPTNSRSAAIPQRLGYARQPSCGSPTCTDGGDSVVPVEWHATTEALANEPLASTPRPTVYDADGEPIPWPA; translated from the coding sequence ATGACCTGGACCGTCCCCTCGCGCATCGAGACCGAGCGCCTCGTGCTCTGTCGGTACACCCCGGAGGACGCGGAGGCGCTCGCCACGGTCGCGGCGAGGAACAGGGAGCACCTCGTGCGGTACCTGCCGTGGACCCGCGAGGAGCCACAGACCGTCGCGCAGCGACGCCAGTACATCGCCACGAGCACGGCGGACTTCGACGCGGGCCGCGACCACACGCTCGGGATGTTCACGCGAGACGGCGGCGAGCTGATCGGCGGCACGGGCCTGCACGTGAGGTCCGAGCCCGTCGACCATGTCGAGATCGGCTACTGGATCGACGCGGAGCGCGAGGGCGAGGGCCTCGTGACCGAGGCCGCCGCCGCGCTCACCCGGGTCGCGCTCGAGCTCCTCCGCGTGCCGTTCGTCGGCATCGTCCATGCCCCTACGAACTCGCGCAGCGCCGCGATCCCTCAGCGCCTCGGCTATGCCCGCCAGCCGAGCTGCGGCTCCCCCACCTGCACCGACGGGGGCGACAGCGTGGTGCCCGTCGAGTGGCACGCCACCACAGAAGCGCTGGCCAACGAGCCGCTCGCCTCGACGCCGCGCCCGACGGTGTACGACGCCGACGGCGAGCCGATCCCGTGGCCCGCCTGA
- a CDS encoding GNAT family N-acetyltransferase — MSASPADTVRPARPGDESAIASIQVDSWISALGSRLGPRRHSAFDVEAVEAGWRDAIAQPPSKGHQVLVALGDDGEVAGFVACAPPKDLIALEVDPGKRRQGHGSRLLAAAAEHMRSHGAETMRLWALERDPVRSEFLETAGFAQAGMRRELDGPGITIPEQLWHTDLTPES, encoded by the coding sequence ATGAGCGCTTCTCCGGCCGACACCGTCCGCCCCGCCCGTCCCGGCGACGAGTCCGCGATCGCCAGCATCCAGGTGGACTCCTGGATCTCCGCACTCGGCTCGCGCCTCGGGCCGCGTCGCCACAGCGCGTTCGACGTCGAGGCCGTCGAGGCCGGCTGGCGCGACGCGATCGCGCAGCCGCCGTCGAAGGGCCACCAGGTGCTCGTCGCTCTCGGCGACGACGGCGAGGTCGCGGGCTTCGTGGCGTGCGCGCCGCCGAAGGACCTCATCGCGCTCGAGGTGGACCCCGGCAAGCGTCGCCAGGGCCACGGCTCGCGCCTGCTCGCGGCCGCGGCGGAGCACATGCGGTCGCATGGCGCGGAGACGATGCGGCTGTGGGCCCTCGAGCGGGACCCGGTGCGCTCGGAGTTCCTCGAGACCGCGGGCTTCGCTCAGGCGGGCATGCGCCGCGAGCTCGACGGGCCGGGAATCACGATCCCCGAGCAGCTCTGGCACACGGACCTCACCCCCGAGTCCTGA
- the dapA gene encoding 4-hydroxy-tetrahydrodipicolinate synthase, whose product MTDPARPFGTVLTAMVTPLHEGGAIDYKGAQRLAQYLVSRGSDGLVLSGTTGEAPTTHAPEKVDLIRAVREAVGPEVTILTGAGSNDTAHAVRMAEQGEEAGADGILALAPYYSKPSQAGIVAHLRAILGATGLPVMIYDIPGRTSVAISDWAYDELAPHPRVVAVKDATGDVATGKARMERTGLAWYSGDDGLTLDFLRAGGVGTVSVIAHVASQETKAMIDAFRAGDTAEAERIHESLLPVVDAMFAIPGAVSAKASMQWAGVLENRAMRLPLLPATQAEYEALTAALEAAGMTR is encoded by the coding sequence ATGACTGATCCCGCTCGTCCGTTCGGCACCGTACTCACCGCGATGGTCACACCGTTGCACGAGGGCGGAGCGATCGACTACAAGGGCGCTCAGCGACTCGCGCAGTACCTGGTCTCCCGCGGCTCCGACGGCCTCGTGCTGTCGGGCACCACCGGGGAGGCTCCGACCACGCACGCTCCGGAGAAGGTGGACCTGATCCGTGCCGTGCGCGAGGCGGTCGGCCCCGAGGTGACGATCCTCACGGGTGCCGGCTCGAACGACACCGCCCACGCGGTGCGCATGGCCGAGCAGGGCGAGGAGGCCGGCGCCGACGGCATCCTCGCGCTCGCGCCGTACTACTCCAAGCCGTCGCAGGCCGGCATCGTCGCGCACCTCCGAGCGATCCTCGGCGCGACCGGCCTGCCCGTGATGATCTACGACATCCCCGGCCGCACCTCGGTCGCGATCTCCGACTGGGCATACGACGAGCTCGCCCCGCACCCGCGCGTGGTCGCGGTCAAGGACGCGACCGGCGACGTCGCCACCGGCAAGGCGCGCATGGAGCGCACCGGCCTCGCCTGGTACTCGGGCGACGACGGGCTCACGCTCGACTTCCTGCGCGCGGGAGGGGTCGGCACGGTCTCCGTGATCGCGCACGTCGCCTCTCAGGAGACCAAGGCCATGATCGACGCGTTCCGCGCGGGCGACACTGCCGAGGCCGAGCGCATCCACGAATCCCTCCTGCCCGTCGTCGACGCGATGTTCGCCATCCCCGGCGCCGTCAGCGCGAAGGCCTCCATGCAGTGGGCCGGCGTCCTCGAGAACCGCGCGATGCGGCTCCCGCTGCTGCCCGCCACGCAGGCCGAGTACGAGGCACTGACCGCGGCCCTGGAGGCCGCAGGAATGACACGATGA
- a CDS encoding AzlC family ABC transporter permease translates to MARLTLDPARQQAVSVSIATGAYGLSFGALSVAAGLDLWQTAALSLLVFSGGSQFAFVGVLGAGGSSAAAVATSTFLGVRNGFYGVALAEVLRPLRGRRLAWGAHITIDESTAVALAQPHDDVPARRAGFWWTGVGVFMLWNAITVLGALLGQRIGDPGDWGLDAAAGAAFLGLVWPRLASRRAQAVAGVSAVVALALTPLLPAGVPILVAALVGVVAGWAPHSGEKVPE, encoded by the coding sequence GTGGCCCGCCTGACGCTCGACCCGGCACGCCAGCAGGCCGTGTCGGTGTCGATCGCGACGGGCGCCTACGGGCTCAGCTTCGGGGCGCTGTCCGTCGCCGCGGGACTCGACCTGTGGCAGACCGCCGCACTGTCGCTGCTCGTGTTCTCGGGCGGCTCGCAGTTCGCGTTCGTCGGGGTCCTCGGCGCTGGTGGCTCCTCGGCGGCCGCCGTCGCGACCTCCACGTTCCTCGGCGTCCGCAACGGCTTCTACGGGGTCGCTCTCGCCGAGGTGCTGCGCCCGCTGCGCGGCCGGCGGCTCGCGTGGGGCGCGCACATCACCATCGACGAGTCGACCGCTGTCGCCCTCGCGCAGCCGCACGACGACGTCCCCGCGCGCCGCGCCGGCTTCTGGTGGACCGGCGTGGGCGTCTTCATGCTGTGGAACGCGATCACCGTGCTCGGTGCCCTGCTCGGCCAGCGGATCGGCGACCCCGGCGACTGGGGCCTCGACGCGGCCGCAGGCGCGGCCTTCCTGGGCCTCGTGTGGCCGCGCCTCGCCTCCCGGCGCGCCCAAGCGGTCGCGGGCGTCTCAGCGGTGGTCGCCCTCGCGCTCACGCCGCTCCTTCCCGCGGGAGTTCCCATCCTCGTCGCCGCACTCGTCGGCGTCGTCGCGGGCTGGGCGCCGCACTCCGGAGAGAAGGTGCCCGAGTGA
- a CDS encoding thymidylate synthase, which yields MTEIPTPYEDLLRDVLATGTPKGDRTGTGTVSVFGRQLRFDLSEGFPLITTKRVHTRSIVGELLWFLRGDTNVRWLQDRGISIWDEWADEDGELGPVYGHQWRSWPSPDGRHIDQISEVVEQIRSNPDSRRLMVSAWNPADIPDMALAPCHAMFQFYVADGRLSCQLYQRSADLFLGVPFNIASYALLTHMIAAQTGLEVGDFVWTGGDCHIYSNHMEQVELQLSRDPYPYPTLRLAPRDSLFDYDIDDVVIENYQHHPGIKAPVAV from the coding sequence GTGACCGAGATTCCCACGCCCTACGAGGACCTGCTTCGCGACGTGCTGGCCACGGGGACGCCCAAGGGCGACCGCACGGGCACGGGGACGGTGTCGGTGTTCGGCCGTCAGCTGCGCTTCGATCTGAGCGAGGGATTCCCCCTCATCACGACCAAGCGGGTCCACACGCGGTCCATCGTGGGCGAGCTGCTGTGGTTCCTGCGCGGCGACACCAATGTCCGCTGGCTCCAGGACCGAGGCATCTCGATCTGGGACGAGTGGGCGGACGAGGACGGCGAGCTCGGTCCCGTGTACGGCCATCAGTGGCGCTCGTGGCCTTCGCCGGACGGCCGCCACATCGACCAGATCTCCGAGGTCGTCGAGCAGATCCGCTCCAACCCGGACTCGCGCCGGCTCATGGTGTCCGCGTGGAACCCCGCCGACATCCCGGACATGGCGCTCGCGCCGTGCCACGCGATGTTCCAGTTCTACGTCGCCGACGGCAGGCTCTCGTGCCAGCTGTACCAGCGCAGCGCCGACCTGTTCCTCGGAGTGCCCTTCAACATCGCGTCCTACGCGCTGCTCACCCACATGATCGCCGCGCAGACGGGGCTCGAGGTCGGCGACTTCGTGTGGACCGGCGGCGACTGCCATATCTACTCGAACCACATGGAGCAGGTCGAGCTGCAGCTCAGCCGCGATCCCTACCCCTACCCGACGCTGCGCCTCGCGCCGCGGGACAGCCTCTTCGACTACGACATCGACGACGTGGTCATCGAGAACTATCAGCACCACCCGGGGATCAAGGCGCCCGTCGCCGTCTAG
- a CDS encoding alkyl/aryl-sulfatase — protein MLKNDPISTVRLAHAAQFAMLPFDDAADFEAAGRGFLGTTSESTIVDDDGNVVWDLGSYDFLTGDAPETVHPSLWRQSVLNAKHGLFEVVEGVYQVRGFDLSVMSIIETDTGVIVVDPLISRETAKAAFDLYTEHRGHRPIRALLYTHSHLDHFGGALGLVSAEEAASGAVHVLAPEGLVGHAIAENVYAGTAMSRRAGYMYGASLPRGPRGAVGAGLGQTTSTGHPGIVLPTHEVKATGEKVTVDGVDLEFQMAPGTEAPAEMHFFLPRYAALCMAENVTHTLHNILTLRGAVVRDPNVWSRYLTEALALFGDRAEVMFASHHWPTWGRERVVEYIAGQRDLYKYLHDQTLRMANKGLQGAEIAEAITLPPALEHTWGARGYYGSVSHNVKAIYQRYLGWFDGNPARLWPHPPQALADRYVAAMGGMVGVLALARTAYDEGDLRWAATLLDHAVFHDPANPVARELYADTLEQLGYGSENGTWRNFFLSGAEELREGSFGTPVATAAPELMAQLTPEQIFDAIAITVDGPHAWELHLTIGVVLTDLERAFVLTLRNGVLVPEERTPTKDVQVVVSLTKQRLLGLVAGDLASPGIETSGDPQVLSALLGVLDPGDPGFEIVLP, from the coding sequence ATGCTGAAGAACGATCCGATCTCCACAGTCCGATTGGCGCACGCCGCGCAGTTCGCGATGCTGCCGTTCGACGACGCGGCGGACTTCGAAGCCGCGGGCCGAGGCTTCCTCGGGACGACGTCGGAGAGCACCATCGTCGACGACGACGGCAACGTGGTCTGGGACCTCGGGTCCTACGACTTCCTCACCGGCGACGCGCCCGAGACCGTGCACCCGAGCCTGTGGAGGCAATCGGTCCTCAACGCGAAGCACGGCCTCTTCGAGGTCGTCGAGGGGGTCTACCAGGTGCGCGGTTTCGACCTCTCCGTGATGTCGATCATCGAGACCGACACCGGCGTGATCGTCGTCGACCCGCTGATCTCCCGTGAGACGGCGAAGGCCGCGTTCGACCTGTACACCGAGCACCGGGGTCACAGGCCGATCCGTGCGCTGCTGTACACGCACTCGCACCTCGATCACTTCGGAGGAGCACTGGGGCTCGTGAGCGCGGAGGAGGCGGCGTCGGGTGCCGTGCATGTGCTCGCTCCCGAGGGCCTGGTCGGGCACGCCATCGCCGAGAACGTCTACGCCGGCACAGCGATGTCCCGCCGTGCGGGCTACATGTATGGCGCGAGCCTGCCGCGCGGTCCGCGCGGCGCTGTCGGCGCGGGCCTCGGACAGACCACCTCGACGGGCCACCCCGGCATCGTCCTTCCCACCCACGAGGTGAAGGCGACGGGGGAGAAGGTGACCGTCGACGGCGTCGACCTCGAGTTCCAGATGGCTCCTGGCACCGAGGCGCCCGCTGAGATGCACTTCTTCCTCCCGCGCTACGCGGCGCTGTGCATGGCGGAGAACGTCACCCACACCCTTCACAACATCCTGACGCTCCGCGGCGCTGTGGTGCGGGATCCCAACGTCTGGTCCCGCTACCTCACCGAGGCGCTCGCCCTCTTCGGCGATCGCGCTGAGGTGATGTTCGCGTCGCATCACTGGCCGACGTGGGGGCGCGAACGGGTCGTCGAGTACATCGCCGGCCAGCGCGACCTTTACAAGTACCTGCACGACCAGACGCTCAGGATGGCGAACAAGGGTCTCCAAGGCGCCGAGATCGCCGAGGCGATCACCCTGCCTCCCGCCCTCGAGCACACGTGGGGTGCCCGCGGCTACTACGGCTCCGTCAGTCATAACGTCAAGGCGATCTACCAGCGGTACCTGGGCTGGTTCGACGGCAATCCGGCGCGGCTGTGGCCTCACCCGCCGCAGGCCCTCGCGGACCGCTACGTCGCCGCCATGGGCGGCATGGTCGGAGTCCTTGCGCTGGCACGCACCGCGTACGACGAGGGCGACCTCCGGTGGGCCGCGACGCTGCTCGACCACGCCGTGTTCCACGACCCGGCGAACCCGGTGGCGCGCGAGCTCTACGCCGACACCCTCGAGCAGCTGGGCTACGGGTCGGAGAACGGCACGTGGCGCAACTTCTTCCTCTCAGGCGCGGAGGAGTTGCGGGAGGGCAGCTTCGGGACGCCCGTCGCCACGGCCGCGCCCGAGCTCATGGCGCAGCTCACCCCTGAGCAGATCTTCGATGCGATCGCTATCACCGTCGACGGCCCGCACGCGTGGGAGCTGCACCTGACGATCGGAGTCGTCCTCACCGACCTGGAGAGGGCGTTCGTGCTCACGCTGCGCAACGGCGTGCTGGTGCCGGAGGAGAGGACCCCGACCAAGGACGTCCAGGTCGTGGTGTCCCTGACCAAGCAGCGGCTTCTCGGGCTCGTCGCAGGAGACCTCGCCTCGCCGGGAATCGAGACCAGCGGAGATCCGCAGGTGCTGAGCGCGCTGCTCGGAGTGCTCGACCCGGGGGACCCGGGCTTCGAGATCGTGCTTCCCTGA